A region of Paenimyroides aestuarii DNA encodes the following proteins:
- the hemA gene encoding glutamyl-tRNA reductase gives MKNNNDIKPSHFYVVGLSYKKADAEMRGKFSLSEQAKLDLLADAHLQGISSVMAISTCNRTELYGFAEHPFQLISLLCAHSSGTIDDFQRVAYVHKNNEAVSHLFKVGTGMDSQILGDFEIISQVKTGFIAAREKGLTNNYFERLVNSVIQASKRIKNETEISTGATSVSFASVHYILKNVSNIKDKNILLFGTGKIGRNTCENLVKHTKNSHITLINRTKDKAQKIAGKFNLIVKDYADLQAEIQNTDVLIVATGAQNPTIDKELLNLKKPLLILDLSIPKNVNENVLETNGVELIHLDTLSQMTDDTLEKRKQYVPQAMAIIEEVKHEFITWTQARKFAPTIHALKAKLEEMKQNELKYHKKKINNFDEEQAELITSRLIQKITTHFANHLKDDETEVDESIEWIGKVFQLESLQND, from the coding sequence ATGAAAAACAACAACGATATAAAACCGTCGCATTTTTATGTGGTTGGGTTAAGCTATAAAAAAGCCGATGCAGAAATGCGAGGCAAATTCAGCTTAAGCGAACAAGCAAAATTAGATTTGTTGGCAGATGCCCACTTACAGGGAATTTCGTCGGTTATGGCTATTTCTACTTGTAATAGAACCGAACTATATGGTTTTGCAGAACATCCTTTTCAATTGATTTCATTATTGTGTGCGCACAGCAGTGGAACTATTGACGATTTTCAGCGTGTTGCTTATGTGCACAAAAACAACGAAGCCGTTTCGCATCTTTTCAAAGTGGGAACAGGTATGGATAGCCAAATTTTAGGCGATTTTGAAATTATAAGCCAAGTTAAAACCGGTTTTATTGCCGCACGGGAAAAAGGATTAACCAACAATTATTTTGAACGATTGGTAAATTCGGTAATTCAGGCAAGCAAACGCATTAAAAACGAAACCGAAATAAGCACAGGTGCCACTTCGGTATCTTTTGCTTCGGTTCACTATATTTTGAAGAACGTTTCCAACATAAAAGACAAAAATATTTTATTGTTTGGAACTGGAAAAATTGGTAGAAACACTTGCGAAAATCTTGTAAAACATACCAAAAACAGTCATATTACGTTGATTAATCGCACCAAAGACAAAGCACAGAAAATTGCAGGCAAATTTAACTTAATCGTAAAAGATTATGCCGATTTGCAAGCCGAAATTCAAAATACCGACGTGTTGATTGTTGCCACAGGTGCTCAAAACCCTACCATCGACAAAGAACTGCTTAATCTAAAAAAACCGTTGTTGATTTTAGATTTATCCATTCCAAAAAATGTGAATGAAAATGTTTTGGAAACAAACGGCGTGGAACTGATTCATCTAGACACTTTATCGCAAATGACCGATGACACCTTGGAAAAACGTAAGCAATATGTGCCGCAAGCCATGGCTATCATTGAAGAAGTGAAACACGAATTCATCACTTGGACACAAGCCCGAAAGTTTGCTCCGACCATTCACGCCTTGAAAGCCAAATTGGAAGAGATGAAGCAAAACGAATTAAAATACCACAAAAAGAAAATAAATAATTTTGATGAAGAACAGGCAGAACTGATTACAAGCCGCCTTATTCAAAAAATCACCACACATTTTGCCAATCATTTAAAAGATGATGAAACCGAAGTGGACGAAAGCATCGAATGGATTGGAAAAGTGTTTCAATTAGAATCTTTACAAAATGACTAA
- the hemE gene encoding uroporphyrinogen decarboxylase, with product MIKNDLFLRALRGETVERPPVWMMRQAGRYLPEFMEIKAKYDFFTRCQTPELASEITVQPIRRYGMDAAILFSDILVIPQAMNIEVQMKPNFGPYLPNPIRTQQDVNNVIVPDVTEALDYVYQAIKATKEKLNDEIPLIGFAGSPWTILCYCVQGQGSKNYDKAKRFCFTNPVAAHQLLQKITDTTIAYLKEKVKAGCNAVQVFDSWGGMLSPDDYQEFSWKYIQQIIDALKDDAPVIAFGKGCWFALDVMAKSGASALGVDWTCSPKNARYLTGGNITLQGNFDPTRLYSSPEKIKTMVTDMINQFGKDKYIVNLGHGILPDIPLENAKAFIDAVKGYKG from the coding sequence ATGATAAAAAACGATTTATTTTTACGAGCATTAAGAGGAGAAACCGTAGAGCGTCCGCCAGTTTGGATGATGCGTCAGGCGGGGCGTTACCTTCCAGAGTTTATGGAGATAAAAGCCAAATACGATTTCTTTACACGTTGTCAAACACCAGAATTAGCAAGTGAGATTACCGTTCAACCCATACGCCGTTATGGGATGGATGCGGCCATATTGTTTAGTGATATTCTTGTTATTCCTCAAGCGATGAATATTGAGGTACAAATGAAACCAAATTTTGGTCCGTATTTACCCAATCCTATCCGTACACAACAAGACGTAAACAATGTAATTGTACCCGATGTTACCGAAGCTTTAGATTATGTGTACCAAGCGATAAAAGCAACCAAAGAAAAGCTTAATGACGAAATTCCGTTAATTGGTTTTGCTGGTTCGCCATGGACAATCTTGTGTTATTGTGTACAAGGACAAGGCAGTAAAAATTATGATAAAGCCAAAAGATTCTGTTTTACAAATCCTGTTGCAGCGCATCAATTGCTTCAAAAAATCACAGATACAACCATTGCTTATTTAAAAGAAAAAGTAAAAGCTGGTTGCAATGCGGTACAAGTGTTCGATTCTTGGGGCGGAATGTTATCGCCTGATGATTATCAAGAATTTTCATGGAAATATATCCAACAAATTATCGACGCCTTAAAAGACGATGCGCCTGTTATTGCTTTTGGTAAAGGTTGCTGGTTTGCGTTAGATGTTATGGCAAAGTCTGGTGCTTCGGCACTTGGTGTAGATTGGACGTGCTCGCCTAAAAACGCACGCTACTTAACTGGCGGAAACATTACGTTGCAAGGAAATTTTGACCCCACACGTTTATATTCTTCACCAGAAAAAATCAAAACCATGGTAACAGATATGATCAACCAATTTGGAAAAGATAAATACATCGTTAATCTCGGGCACGGTATTTTACCAGACATTCCTTTAGAAAATGCAAAAGCATTTATTGATGCGGTGAAGGGGTATAAAGGATAG
- a CDS encoding DUF4421 domain-containing protein: MDKLIWFCLFLLFSLRVVAQNDTLNTYAVSYDEKVVSSITYQNNSNSFLINYQDEEGGYAASFTPNTQQKIVAGLSYKLIDISIGFTPNFLKTDASKLESNNFNLGFRFNYKKWYQSVTFINQKGFFLEYNDSEKFYLPRFRSTKLGGTTSYVFNDKFSFKTLFNQNQWQQKSAGSFIPNFSVYYTNLTSKDTSDHLHIDIYTFSLAPSYYYNWVIHENFLISGGLLVGAGVNVASNEAIIMYEVSTNIKLGYNTDAFFAYFGLNSTNFFQEENQNRFFDSFAEFKLAAGYRFDPPKKVKKTYDDITRKIGF; this comes from the coding sequence ATGGATAAATTAATTTGGTTTTGTCTCTTTTTGCTTTTTTCATTACGTGTTGTTGCTCAGAATGATACATTGAATACTTACGCCGTTTCGTATGATGAAAAAGTGGTGTCAAGTATCACTTATCAAAACAATTCTAATAGTTTTTTAATAAATTATCAAGATGAAGAGGGTGGTTATGCGGCAAGTTTTACACCCAATACACAACAAAAGATTGTAGCAGGTTTAAGTTATAAATTGATTGATATTTCAATTGGATTTACACCAAATTTTTTAAAAACAGATGCCTCAAAATTAGAATCAAATAATTTTAATTTAGGCTTTCGGTTCAATTATAAAAAATGGTATCAATCGGTAACGTTTATCAATCAAAAAGGGTTCTTTTTAGAGTATAACGATTCAGAAAAATTTTATTTGCCACGTTTTCGCTCTACAAAGTTAGGAGGAACAACTTCGTATGTTTTTAACGATAAGTTTTCTTTCAAAACCTTGTTCAATCAAAATCAATGGCAACAAAAAAGCGCAGGTAGTTTCATTCCCAATTTTTCTGTATATTATACCAATCTAACATCAAAAGACACATCAGATCATTTACACATCGACATCTATACTTTTTCGTTGGCACCATCGTATTATTACAACTGGGTTATTCATGAAAATTTTTTGATTTCCGGCGGATTATTGGTTGGTGCGGGTGTGAATGTCGCTAGTAACGAAGCCATTATTATGTATGAAGTATCAACAAATATTAAACTGGGGTACAATACAGATGCCTTTTTTGCATATTTCGGATTGAATAGTACCAATTTTTTTCAAGAAGAAAATCAAAATAGATTTTTTGATTCATTTGCAGAGTTTAAATTAGCAGCTGGCTATCGATTTGATCCACCCAAAAAGGTAAAAAAAACGTATGATGATATAACCCGAAAAATTGGGTTTTAA
- a CDS encoding uroporphyrinogen-III synthase has translation MKTKICVLSTKKLQSNQKQFLLNARFSVIEADFIKISFVPFQLKTIPTLLLFTSQNAVKSVLQNEHIENLKEIPAVCVGSKTKELLQKNGFKVLENEEYAADLAPIIQQKYHLQQIAFFAGNLRRDVLPNALRKSNISFEEYTVYQNLANSIEIQAKTDALLFFSPSGIHSYLQQNTIENQTCFCIGTTTAAALNGVTNNIVIANKQTVENVIIQCINYYNNKL, from the coding sequence ATGAAAACCAAAATCTGTGTTTTATCAACCAAAAAACTTCAAAGCAATCAAAAACAATTTTTGCTAAATGCTCGTTTTTCGGTCATTGAAGCAGATTTTATAAAGATTTCATTTGTTCCGTTTCAGTTAAAAACCATTCCAACTTTATTGCTATTCACCTCGCAAAATGCCGTAAAAAGCGTATTGCAGAATGAACATATCGAAAATTTGAAAGAAATTCCAGCAGTTTGTGTAGGCTCAAAAACCAAAGAATTGTTACAAAAAAATGGGTTTAAAGTATTGGAAAATGAAGAATATGCAGCAGATTTAGCACCAATTATTCAGCAGAAATATCACTTGCAACAAATAGCTTTTTTCGCCGGAAATTTAAGACGAGATGTTTTGCCAAATGCCCTGAGAAAAAGCAATATTTCTTTTGAAGAATACACAGTATATCAAAACTTAGCAAATTCAATTGAAATTCAAGCCAAAACTGATGCATTGCTGTTTTTTAGTCCGTCTGGTATTCACAGTTATTTGCAACAAAACACCATAGAAAATCAAACTTGTTTCTGTATTGGCACTACAACTGCGGCGGCTTTGAACGGAGTCACAAACAATATCGTAATTGCCAATAAGCAAACGGTAGAAAATGTGATTATTCAATGTATTAATTACTATAACAATAAGCTTTAG
- a CDS encoding transposase — protein sequence MKLETLEKGYCYHIYNRGINSCNVFSNDKNKLYFLSLLKRYLTSVVTVFAYCLMDNHFHLVVRIDDKSLASQSFSNLFNAYAKAYNKEQNRTGSLFEKHFKRVQLKDDKYLKNLIIYVHLNPLHHLNQDYTQFQFSSYRSFLSDKATQLARNEVIEMFDNIENFVYCHSSKQEILTEIYTLE from the coding sequence ATGAAATTAGAAACATTAGAAAAAGGATATTGCTATCATATTTACAATCGTGGTATTAACAGTTGTAATGTCTTTTCTAATGATAAAAATAAACTGTATTTTTTAAGCCTTCTTAAGCGTTACCTAACATCAGTTGTTACTGTTTTTGCGTATTGTTTAATGGACAATCATTTTCATTTAGTTGTACGAATTGATGATAAAAGTCTTGCAAGTCAAAGTTTTTCTAATTTATTCAATGCATATGCAAAAGCGTACAATAAAGAACAAAACAGGACAGGTAGTTTGTTTGAAAAGCATTTTAAAAGAGTGCAATTAAAAGATGATAAGTATTTAAAAAATCTGATTATTTATGTACATCTTAATCCGTTGCATCACTTGAATCAAGATTACACACAATTTCAATTCTCCTCATATCGCAGTTTTTTATCAGATAAAGCAACACAATTAGCAAGGAATGAGGTAATAGAAATGTTTGATAATATTGAGAATTTTGTGTATTGTCATTCCTCAAAACAAGAAATTTTGACCGAAATTTACACATTGGAATGA
- the hemC gene encoding hydroxymethylbilane synthase, whose product MTKTIRIGTRDSELALWQAHTVQKKLNDLGYKTEIVAVKADGDIILDKPLYELGITGIFTKTLDVAMIAGKVDIAVHSMKDVPTVLPQGIVQAAVLERANILDILVHKGSLDFLNENGIIATGSLRRKAQWLNKYPQHQVEDLRGNVNTRMQKLKDNPWNGAIFAAAGLERINLKPTEFVNLDWMVPAPAQGAMLVVAMENDNYTLDALVQLNDIETEICTHIERQFLRTLEGGCTAPIGALATYNEDEDAIVFKGNLLSIDGKQKFEIEKTVPINEWKKLGFLAAKEILENGGEQLMKQLREQLKK is encoded by the coding sequence ATGACTAAAACCATTCGAATTGGAACCCGCGACAGCGAATTAGCCCTTTGGCAAGCACACACCGTACAAAAAAAACTGAACGATTTAGGCTATAAAACAGAAATTGTAGCAGTAAAAGCCGATGGCGATATTATTTTGGATAAACCTTTGTACGAGCTAGGGATTACTGGAATTTTCACAAAAACCCTCGATGTTGCCATGATTGCTGGTAAGGTTGATATTGCGGTGCATTCCATGAAAGATGTGCCTACTGTTTTGCCGCAAGGCATTGTGCAAGCCGCTGTTTTAGAACGTGCAAACATTTTAGATATTTTGGTTCATAAAGGTTCGCTAGACTTTTTAAACGAAAACGGAATCATTGCCACTGGAAGTTTGCGCAGAAAAGCACAATGGTTAAACAAATATCCCCAACACCAAGTGGAAGATCTGCGCGGAAATGTGAATACGCGCATGCAAAAATTGAAAGATAACCCGTGGAACGGAGCTATTTTTGCGGCGGCTGGTTTGGAACGAATCAATCTAAAGCCTACCGAATTTGTTAATCTAGATTGGATGGTTCCTGCACCCGCACAAGGCGCTATGTTGGTTGTAGCTATGGAAAATGACAATTATACTTTAGATGCTTTGGTTCAATTAAACGATATCGAAACCGAAATTTGTACACACATCGAACGGCAGTTTTTGCGCACGCTAGAAGGTGGTTGTACAGCACCAATTGGCGCTTTGGCAACATATAATGAAGATGAAGATGCCATTGTTTTTAAAGGAAATTTACTTTCGATAGATGGAAAACAGAAATTCGAAATTGAAAAAACCGTTCCGATTAATGAATGGAAAAAATTAGGATTTCTTGCTGCTAAAGAAATTTTAGAAAACGGTGGAGAGCAGTTAATGAAACAACTTCGAGAACAATTGAAAAAGTAA
- the hemF gene encoding oxygen-dependent coproporphyrinogen oxidase, translating into MKNKFYTYIKNLQDQICKALEDTDGSAKFREDLWERPEGGGGRTRVIENGNVFEKGGVNISAVHGKLPESMQKMFNVGEADFFACGLSLVIHPKNPMVPTVHANWRYFEMYDDAGNVINSWFGGGQDLTPYYLFEEDATHFHQICKTACDKHNPEFYPKYKKQCDDYFWNAHRNEARGIGGLFFDYLKANDQMSMNDWYNFVTEIGNSFLACYVPIVEKRKNLPYTEAQRTWQEIRRGRYVEFNLVHDKGTLFGLKTNGRIESILMSLPPHVQWIYDYHPEAGSEEEKLIKVLENPKEWIN; encoded by the coding sequence ATGAAAAATAAATTCTACACCTATATAAAAAACCTTCAAGACCAAATTTGTAAGGCATTAGAAGATACTGATGGCAGCGCAAAATTCCGTGAAGACCTTTGGGAACGCCCAGAAGGTGGTGGCGGACGAACACGTGTGATTGAAAACGGAAACGTTTTTGAAAAAGGCGGCGTAAATATCTCAGCCGTTCATGGGAAATTGCCAGAAAGTATGCAAAAGATGTTCAACGTGGGTGAAGCCGATTTTTTTGCCTGCGGGTTAAGCTTGGTCATTCACCCTAAAAACCCGATGGTTCCAACGGTTCATGCAAACTGGCGTTATTTTGAAATGTATGACGATGCCGGAAATGTAATTAACAGTTGGTTTGGTGGCGGACAAGATTTAACACCTTATTATTTGTTTGAAGAAGATGCCACACATTTTCATCAAATTTGTAAAACCGCTTGCGACAAACATAATCCAGAATTTTATCCAAAATATAAAAAACAATGCGACGATTATTTCTGGAATGCACACCGAAACGAAGCACGCGGAATTGGCGGTTTGTTTTTTGATTATTTAAAAGCAAACGATCAAATGTCTATGAACGATTGGTACAATTTTGTAACCGAAATAGGGAATAGTTTTTTAGCGTGTTATGTACCAATTGTCGAAAAAAGAAAAAATTTACCTTATACCGAAGCGCAACGAACTTGGCAAGAAATCCGTCGTGGGCGTTATGTAGAATTCAATTTGGTTCACGACAAAGGAACACTTTTCGGACTAAAAACCAATGGAAGAATCGAAAGTATCTTGATGAGTTTGCCGCCGCACGTTCAATGGATTTATGACTATCATCCAGAAGCAGGTTCAGAAGAAGAAAAATTAATCAAAGTGTTAGAAAATCCTAAAGAATGGATAAATTAA